One Rattus norvegicus strain BN/NHsdMcwi chromosome 20, GRCr8, whole genome shotgun sequence DNA segment encodes these proteins:
- the LOC108353239 gene encoding proline-rich protein HaeIII subfamily 1-like → MNLNENKASRSGPPFVGGSTDRPGKGTREECSAPHPPPPRRPQYPGSVPAPPRRLCVLLHCQPRAQLGTREAPVARPRPWRANVPLPVPSAPGRLPPPSPAPQAPHPRSPGLPAPPARPRDPAFRHPPCLAQDAPAPRQRRASRGVFGKPPFYLPRKQVGQIDLLISVAEWNHRACASGSCWLRGPGFPRALCGGLVVTSHRHQIDRPTFAGRKRCGRSSAHYGMRR, encoded by the exons GCGAGCCGCTCAGGGCCGCCATTTGTCGGTGGAAGCACGGATCGCCCCGGAAAGGGAACCCGAGAAGAGTGCTCGGCCCCGCATCCTCCTCCGCCGCGGCGCCCGCAGTATCCAGGCTCCGTGCCCGCGCCGCCCCGGCGTCTCTGCGTTCTCCTCCATTGTCAGCCCCGCGCCCAGCTCGGCACCCGGGAGGCCCCGGTCGCGCGCCCTCGGCCCTGGCGAGCCAACGTCCCCCTCCCGGTCCCCTCGGCGCCCGGgcgcctccctcctccctcccctgcgCCCCAAGCTCCGCATCCTCGAAGCCCAGGGCTCCCGGCACCGCCAGCCCGGCCGCGGGACCCCGCATTTCGGCATCCTCCCTGCTTGGCCCAGGATGCCCCGGCCCCTCGCCAGCGGCGGGCATCGCGCGGCGTCTTCGGCAAACCCCCCTTTTATCTCCCGAGGAAGCAAGTTGGGCAGATCGATTTATTAATTTCTGTGGCAGAG TGGAACCACCGGGCCTGCGCCTCGGGGAGCTGTTGGCTGCGAGGACCCGGCTTCCCTAGAGCCCTGTGCGGAGGCCTTGTGGTGACCAGCCACAGGCACCAGATAGATCGACCCACCTTTGCTGGGAGAAAGAGGTGTGGGCGTTCATCTGCCCACTACGGAATGAGAAGGTGA